In Alnus glutinosa chromosome 7, dhAlnGlut1.1, whole genome shotgun sequence, the sequence aattaagttttcaaGTCGTACAATTTAAAACTACAAAACCACACAGGCTAGCTCTTAAGAGAATTAAACGaacttaatatattaataaaactaTTCGTTTTTACTGTGCAGTACTATTGttcttattaattattatcGCCAactacattattttattttatttttaatattgagTTATTATCATCATTATTAGATGCTTATATTGCGGATGAATATTGTATTTCCAGGCATGGTGTGTTTCAATTGCTAAGCGGTTGGGCTGACGGGCCAGAATATGTAACTCAGTGCGCTATACGTCCTGAAAATAGCTATACATACAAATTTAAAATCACAGGCCAGGAGGGAACCCTTTGGTGGCATGCTCACTCATCCTGGCTCCGTGCAACCGTCCATGGCGCCCTTATCATCCACCCCAGATCCGGTCGTTCATACCCATTCCCTAAACCCCACAAGGAAGTTCCCATCTTATTTGGTACGTACGATATTTATCCGACCTGTCAACAGCTAGTACTGGGCGTTTTGCATGTTACCCAAAAATCTCTTACTATTTCTAACTAAAATTCTGCAATGGCAGGAGAATGGTGGAATGCTAATGTCGTTGACGTTGAGAATGAGGCGGCCGCTACCGGCGCTGCTCCGACCATTTCCGACGCTTACACAATTAATGGAAAGCCCGGTGATCTTTACCAATGCTCTCAAAATGGTACGTAACAAATTATGCACGTACCATCACCATGCACGTTAATAACATTTTGTTCTATTAATCATGCTTCAATATtctatttctatcatttttagCAGACACATATAAGCTGACGGTTGTGCAAGGAAAGACCTACATGTTACGTATAATCAACGCTGCGCTCAATAACCAGCTCTTCTTCAAGATAGCCAATCACAATATGACAGTTGTCGCTATAGATGCCTCGCACACGAAACCGTACGTCACCGACGTTGTTGTGGTGGCCCCCGGCCAAACCACCGATGTCCTTCTCTATGCCAACCAGCCTGTGGGGTCCTACTACATGGCCGCAAGGCCTTACCTTAGCGTTGCAAATGTGTCGGCCGATACCACGACCACAAGGGGAATCATCGTCTATGAGGGCGCCACGTCAGCTACTCCCCTAATGCCGGTCTTGCCGGCTTTCAACGACACCCCCACGGCCCACAAGTTCTACTCCAATCTTACTGGTCTGGCGGGAGGGCCCCACTGGACCCCGGTGCCAAATCAAGTGGACGAGCACATGTTCATCACCTTCGGTCTCAACCTCGAGCCGTGTGGAGTGAACGCCACGTGTGGAGGGCCTTCACAGCAACGATTCTCTGCGAGCATGAACAACGAATCGTTTGTGTTGCCGAGCAATAGCTCTCTGTCTATGCTCCAAGCGTTCTTCCTCAATGTGGGTGGGGTCTACACCACTGATTTCCCCAGCGTGCCTCCGGTGAAGTTTGACTACACCAACCCCAACATCAGCAATGATCAATCACTGATATTTGCACCGAAAACaacaaaagtgaagaaatttAAGTACAATTCAACGGTGGAGATTGTCTTGCAGAACACGGCATTCTTGGCGGTGGAAAATCATCCTATACACATTCACGGCTTCAATTTCCACGTGTTGGCTCAAGGGTTTGGGAATTATGACGCCGCTACTGACACCAAAAAGTTCAACCTCGTTAATCCACAGACCCGTAATACCATTGCTGTTCCAGTTGGAGGATGGGCCGTCATTAGATTACAAGTTAATAATCCAggtttgtatttaattattctttAACTCCCTATTATATGATttaaattaatctttttttcttgttttttattctttgtttctTACCATATTGTATGTATAAACTGTAAAGGTATATGGCTCGTACATTGCCATCTGGACGTGCACCTGCCATGGGGGCTGGCCATGGCTTTCGAGGTTGAGAATGGACCAACTCTATCATCTACGCTGCCTCCACCGCCGTTTGATCTACCAAAATGCTAGAAGCTCTACGTCGGCCATGCATGGCTTTCAAGCTGTGTCGTAactgtttttttcttccttttttttttttttcaatgtttgtAGTTTGGCATTTCGTTAATTTGTTTgactgaaaaacaaaattgtaatAACGGGAGGAATCATCCGTCGTCTGTTTTCACCATTAATTTCTTATTAAATTACATTCTTGAAGTGAAATAATATGGCTGTTTATTGCCAACATTacttttcaatatatattgCTGTTTTTCCCCCGAACCTTAGTGAAAATCTCGTGTTCAGTGATCTGTGAGCTGCCGTCCTCCAACCTCAACCTCTGACAATAAGTCCGACATCTTATGCTGTATATTGTATAAGCAACATAAACTTTGATTATTATGAAATTAATTAAGTCAACACaaaatatccatttttttttgtgtgtgggaGATCTTAATTATAAAACTCCACCATACCAGGAGCCTCTCTTTCACGTTCTATCCTTTACTGATCATATTcgacattattaaaaaaaactgttGAGCTTGTGTCGATGAAGTTGGTGGCGGAAATGGGTATTCCGTCCCCGCCACCACCAAAGTCAGAAAACGGGAAAAGTCATAAATACCACCGACTTTTTCTGTTGGAAGGTTGTTTTCGACATCGTTGATCAAGTCGGTGAGAGTGACGGGTGGTAGACAAAAAATTAAACGGGCTTAATTTGAGTTATTAATTTGGGCCTAGTTTGAACTCTTTATAGGCTCGATTTGAATGATTTTGGGCGTAATTTGAACTTTTTCGGcctaattttttctattttcttgtttGAGGCTTTTAGAAATGTAatggattttaatttttgaacatttttgGGCCTGACTAGTGATATTAACagattagatatatatattaattaacaaattaGCTAGAATAATCACAAGAATATATATTAACAGACATGCCACcagaaactaaaagaaaaacgttaaataagaaaattagtCCATCTATCAAACTATTATCCCACATAAGGTAATAGGAGAAACGTCACtgaaaaataacataataaaattacattaaaaacaaaagattaAATATACTTTAGTCCTCTCAATTaacaactaattttttttttttaataaagctATATGAGCTGACAACTGTAATACTTAAATAcattaaattaccatttttattgtaattaagcTTCTTCTTTAGCGTTGACCTTCTGTTAGCTACGGGGTGGCCACTTTAAACAACACTAGCTAGCTAGTAGCACAAAGAAGAAACATCACAAGCCAGTAGTCACCATAATTAACCTTTGATCCCTTCAACATccaaataaatcaaacaaaaaaaaaaaaaaaaaaaaaaaaagccagatTTCGTGTGGTTAATTGCACACGTGGTTGACTTTGGGTACGTAGAATAATGATACTTGCTTCCGTATACGTATCCCATATTAAGCAACCCCATTCAGAATGTAATTCAATTAGTTGACGATTTCTTGCCTTAAAAGTGACTGTTTGTGGCAGCTTGAATGATACCCGTTGTTCCAATCTCTACTATATATGTGACGCATCTAACAATTCAAATCACGTATCCTAACGGATTGATTCGGCCAACGACCATTCTGTGAATGATATCTCCATGTCAGTAAACTCCAGCTTTCTTGATTCCAAATAgcacatcttttaaaaaattaaataatgtaaaattattaACATCACTTATCAAACTATATATCATAAAAATAGAACGAATGACAAACGTCATGACGCAGTAAAAGTCCAAGTATGCAGAAAAAACAGAGGACTTGTAGAAAAACGGGCACACACAAACAGTAGCATGAACAGTTGAGTAGCTGAAAAAAGACTGAAATTTcctgaaattttatttaattttcacattttccaatttttctaccaaccaaacaaaacctAGATCACAATGATCAAAGACAAATTACATGTATCAAGAGTTGGCATCAAAAGCACCCAATATTTcacaacaaaattgaaaaatcttgggaaaaaaaaaaaagaaaaagcaaacaaaacaaattccCAACAAACCCatcagagagagagtgagagattgcTCAACCAACCGAAGTGCAAATCAACGAAAAACCTTATGACCCATTAGatagtgagagagaaagaaaaaataaagagagtgaGAAACAGAAAGTGAAGAAGGCGGAGACAAAGGAAAATGAGGAAGGCACTAAGGAGGAAAGTGAAGAagagggagaagagaaaaaaaaaaaaatgattaaaaagtACTGAATGGTGAAAGGAAAAGGGGCATCAAATTTAGAGAGACTTTCTAACCGGAACTATTTTGTAGAAATAATAAAGAGCTTGATGCAAGGTGCAAATGGAggattttctctaaaatttggtgaaaagttcAAAATGGAGAGCTTGATGTTCTTAGATGCATCAATTTTAGATCATGACCATAAAATGGATATAtagtatcaatttcatttgaaatggagatgatcttATTCCATATTTTATCTTTCCATGTCATAAATTCATGTAATATAAGATGTTATAATCTAATGATGATCGTCTCatattcaatgatgattttaaagaaTAATTGTAGAAGTCTCTCATATGTTACTCTTGTATCTCTCAAAAaatgaagtgacttttaaaattactatttgatcaaaatttaataatgattaacCATAAGCAATGATGGGGGGGGCCtgtaggggccatggcccctccCCCCATTCcactttcttatatatatatatatatatataaaagaaaaaaaaaaaaaaaaaaaaaaaaaaaaaaaaaaaaaacaattgtaaggttggagaaaaaattgtaaaaaaatcaaaaaatagaaggtaaaaaatcaaaatttagcctattggcccttacaaaaaaaaaaaaaaaaaagtttctggcCGCTGGctcctgcccataagaacttctaaCTTCGTCTCTGATCACAAgcttaattgtgattttaaaagccatatcattTTTGGAGGGGACACAAGAGTAACAAAAAAagacttttagcattactctattttaaaaGTTGCATTACATTTAGAATGACACAAGAAAAACAAGACAAGATTCCTCATTCTATCTAGTATTACTTGGAGAACATTTCATAAGTttttatgtgacttttaaaactatcatttGATTGAAATCTAATAATGATCTATTACACATctaataatgaatttaaaatgtacataatttttttttaaaaaaaaaaaaacacaagaaggAAGACGTACGTAAATCTTTCTTTTAGCTCTTTCTGAAGAACATTTACAGAGGAAGTAGAACAAGAATATATAATAGACCACAACCAGAAGTCAAAACTATCCCATAAAGATTAATTTGCTTCAAGATTCTAACTTGTATTTGTTTTCTTGAAAATGTTCCAACTGGTCAAACTAAACTGCATGCTGTAGCTAGCTAGATAACTTAATTAAGTTGCATGCAGCGAAACACACGCGGCCGGTGCCAACTCAAATGGCGCCCATACGAAATTCCGTTGGCTGAGTTGACAATGCGCTCGGGTAATTGTGGCAAAGGCTAgcagccaagaaaaaaaaaacaaaaaaattgtggcaaaggttagggttttgcCTTAATGAAtgtgttttgatggtttttattttttttttgtttttttgtttgaaaagatgtaaaaatttatgt encodes:
- the LOC133873955 gene encoding laccase-7-like; the protein is MGRFVFLQACALALLASSLASAAIVEHSFNVQNLTVRKLCNEQVITAVNGSLPGPTIRVREGDTLVVHVFNKSPYDITIHWHGVFQLLSGWADGPEYVTQCAIRPENSYTYKFKITGQEGTLWWHAHSSWLRATVHGALIIHPRSGRSYPFPKPHKEVPILFGEWWNANVVDVENEAAATGAAPTISDAYTINGKPGDLYQCSQNDTYKLTVVQGKTYMLRIINAALNNQLFFKIANHNMTVVAIDASHTKPYVTDVVVVAPGQTTDVLLYANQPVGSYYMAARPYLSVANVSADTTTTRGIIVYEGATSATPLMPVLPAFNDTPTAHKFYSNLTGLAGGPHWTPVPNQVDEHMFITFGLNLEPCGVNATCGGPSQQRFSASMNNESFVLPSNSSLSMLQAFFLNVGGVYTTDFPSVPPVKFDYTNPNISNDQSLIFAPKTTKVKKFKYNSTVEIVLQNTAFLAVENHPIHIHGFNFHVLAQGFGNYDAATDTKKFNLVNPQTRNTIAVPVGGWAVIRLQVNNPGIWLVHCHLDVHLPWGLAMAFEVENGPTLSSTLPPPPFDLPKC